GGACCCGGATGTAATTCTGATCGGAGAAATCCGTGACCGCGAGACAGCTGAAATTGCTTTTCAGGCTGCTCTTACCGGGCACCTGGTGTTTTCTACTCTGCATACCAACGATACTGCCTCAACCATAGCCAGGCTCATTGATATGGATATTGAACCTTATCTGATTTCATCGGTACTTCTGGGTATCCTTTCTCAACGTTTGCTGCGCAGGACCTGTAAAGACTGCCAGGATATTTATACACCGGATGAAGAAATGTTAATCTGGGGTAACATGGACCATTCCACAACCTTTCTCAAAGGCAAAGGTTGTAAACTTTGTCGCAACACAGGCTTTAAGGGCAGGGTTGGTATATTTGAACTTTTAACCATGAACGACCACTTAAAAGATTTGATTAATCATAATAAATATTCAGAACTGGAAATAAGGGCTGCTTCTTCAAAAGATAATTTTGTCTCTCTGAAGGATGACGGCCTGCAAAAAGCCAGACAACAGTTTACTACACTGGAAGAGGTTTTTCGAGTTGTTCAGTAATTTAGAACTGGCGTTTTTCTTCAAGCAGCTTCATTACCTTGTGAAACGCGGTATAAGTCTTTATCCGGCAATAGAACTGATCTACGTGGATGTTGGCAGTAAAAGTCTGAAGAAACCTTTAAAAATAATACTTAATGCCTTAAAGGAAGGCGGGAATTTTTCAGATATATTATACGAAAAAATCCATATACCGCTTTTTTTGGTTAATATCATCAAGGTTGGTGAGAACGAAGGTACTATGGAACATGCCCTTGCCAAAGCCAGCAATTACCTGGAAAGCAAGATTGAGCTCTGGAACAAAATTCAGTCCGCGCTCGCTTATCCTATTATTCTGGTTTGTCTGGGCGTGGGCATCTTAACCTGGATAATGATTGCCATTATCCCGCAATTTGAGCTTATTTATCAGCAGGCCAATGTTAAGCTGCCTTTACCCACAATTATTATTTTCAAATTACGTCATTTTTTTGCTCTTTACTGGTGGACAATCCCTCTGGTTATCGGCAGCATTATTCTGATTATAATCATGTTGCTGCGGGACAAATTAAAATATTATCTGTCCCAATATGTTTACTCTATACCGGTTATAGGCACAATCGCTTATTATTTCACGCTCATGAACTTTTTATCTAATCTGGGTTCGCTACATAGCTCCGGAATTCAGCTGGTAAAATCCATGAGCCTCACACTGGAGACAACCCAAAATCTTTATTTCAAAACCAAGCTCAAGCAAGTTCTGCCGCAGGTGATCGAAGGCAAAAAACTTTCCATTGCGTTATGGGAAACCAAGTTTTTCCCAGCCATAGTAATCAAAATGATCATGGCCGGCGAAGAAAGCTCGGAACTGGATAAAATTTTACTGCAGCTTACCGATTATTTAAACGATGAACTGGATAACCAGTTGAAAAAATTTGTTTCGCTTATAGGGCCGATTTCACTTATTATTATCGGATTTTTTGTGGCTTTTATCAGTCTGGCTTTCCTGTTGCCGCTTTTTCGCATGACCGGCGTAGTGCATAATGTCAGGTAAGGTTCCAAAAGGCTATTTACTTTTAGAAACAGTAATCGCATTATTTTTACTGTCCGTGATCATTCTTCCCTGGATCGGATTTATCAGACAAAGCAACAGCCAGCAAGTTGTTAATGATTTGCAGCAGTTTTTTGCGACCAAGAAGGTTTTTCTGCAGGTGTTGAACGGAGAAATTAACGAACCTCCTCTGCGGTCCGGCATGGAACGTTACATTATCAAGAAAATACCGCTGGATAACAATCTTTATCAGCTTCAGGTCGATCTTGTAATTAATGGAAAAATCAAATATTCACTGGTGGGGATTGCACAATGAGAAAAGGTATAACTCTACTGGAAACTTTAATCGCTTTGTTTATTTCTTCCATTCTTTTCGCAGCTCTTTTTCATCTGACGGGTTGGTCCTTCAGGGAGTCGGTGAGCACAATCAGGGATTACAAGAATCTGAGCCGGGAATTAACCGCAGTGGTTCAGTATGAAAAGAGTGTGCTTGGCGACTCTCAGCCTTCTTTGAATATCAAGGCAGTATCAGTTAATGATTCTGTAAATATGTTGGAGTTCAAAAGTCAGTCAGGTTACAAAGGAGTAATTTTTAAGTGACAAAGAAAAAAGGCTTTGTACTTTTTTATACAGTAATTTTTTTGATGGTAATTTCTATTTTGATTATGGCCGTTAACGGTATAGTACGCGTTGGCTCTGCTTCTGTTTACGAATTCATGGAACAGGACCAGAAACTGCTTATAGATTATTCGTTAAAGAAAATCGGTACCAAGCTGCAGACATCAATTACCTTGGTAAATGGGTTGGGGAAGAGTTTCAAGGTTTCGGCGGAAAAGTAAGTTCGCCCCCCGCCTTACCCAGACTTCACTTTAATTGCATTCCAGCTAACTGTCCGAAAATAATCCCTTATATGTCATTGCGAGCGAAGCGTAGCCCTCCTTCGCCTTAAGGCTACGGCGGGGCAAGCAATCTATGTTACTTTCAGTGGATTGTTTACCAGCCATAACATTGTGACAGCTGGCTTCGTCGATGCTCCTCGCAATGACAGAAAAAATATTTCCGGACAGTTTTTAAAGACACCAAGACTTGCCGGATAGAGGCGTTATGCAGCACCCATTCCTGTAAGCGAGCTATAGAAAGAGTTCATGTCTTTGTTTATATCGGTTGATGCTTGAATATTCTTAAAGAAGGTCAGATAGTTCTGGTTTTTTACATCAACGGATTTATCCATAGCAGTGATCGCGTTTGTAATATCCATAAAATCTGACAATGTAGTAAGTGTTACTTCTGAAGCATTTGTACCGGAAGAGGCACTTAATATTTTATTAGTAGCGGCCAAGAAGTTGCTTCCTGTATCGACATTAACTTCCTGCATAGCCGAAGCCTGCTTTACCCACTCCATCATCTTGCCGGAACCGCCTGTTTCCTTGGCATCAACCAAGTTGATATTATAAGCTGCTGACATGACACTGTTGAGGTTATCGGCTGACATATTGCGCAGCGAATTTAACAAAGCTGTAGGGTCTTCGGCGTTTCTGTTTTGAATGAGACTGGCCATGACATTATTCATTCCCATAATTGCCTGGTTATTTCCTGTATTTTTTATTTTTGCTGACACAGTCCCGACTTCCTTGGCCAAAGAAGAAATACCGGCTAATTGAGATTCAGAACCGAGCAAGGATTGGCTCAGGCTGGCAATACTGTTGTCAGTGGCATTACCAAAAGTTGCATTCAGTAAGCCCTGAGCGCTATACATTTTTACCTGACCTGCTGAATTTTTCGTAATGGAAGGAGTAATGTCAGTTGAGGTTCCGAAAGTAGAATTGAGAAGACCTTGAGCTGTATACAGCTTTACCTGTGCAGCCGGGTCCGAGGAAGACTCAGGGTACTCGGTTGAAGTGTCAGGTTGAAGCAAGGATTGGGTAAGATCCGCGGCAGAACCGGTTGTGTTTCTGCCGAAAGTTAGGTTTAATAAATTTGAGGAACTGTTTAGTTCGGATATATTGGTCATTGCAATCTCCTTTATCTGCGGTCAAAATAGGGGCCATAATTATTATCGGTAAAAAATGAAAAAACTTTAATTTTTTTAGAAACTTTTGGTAAATAATGTTTGTAAAATATAAAAAGGTTTTAAAAAGGAGGTTTATTATGTTTCGTAAATCAATTACAGAAAGTAATATTTTGATGCTTTTAGCTGTATCGGCGGCGGCTTTGATAATATTATGGGGGTGCGGTGGTGATACCCCAACAAAAAAATCATTCGATTATAATGATTTAAAATATCGTTTGCAGTTGACTGAAGAACAGTCTGCGAAATTTGAACCTATAATTAATCGATATGAAGAACAAACAGAGCAACTTATTATAACCGCTGATAAAAAAACTCCGGAAGAGAAATATCAGTTTATGGTAGATAATTTTAATTTGATGAAAGAAAGTTTATTGGCTGAATGCACGCCCATTTTAAGTGAGGGACAACTTAATAAATTCAAACTGATGCTGGATGGTACGATAACCAGGATACTACCAAGGAAAGTTCAGAAAGTAAAAATGAATAATAAAAGCAGTTATCGTGAAATGAATGAAGGCATGGAAGATAGCGATATGTACTGAAGCTCGCACTTTTAGAAATATTCGGAACTTTCATTACTTAAAATTGTTAAACCTATAAAGGTCGTTAATTTCAAAATATATAGAGGAGGCTAATTATGGTCATTGAAACAAATCAGGCAAGTAGTTTGGACAATAACGGCGTATCCGGCAGTAAATGGGATAATTTAATTGCGAGGGTTGATAAAAATAACGACGGTAAAATAAGTAAGGATGAATTGTCCGTGCTGTTATCTGGTACTTCCTCTACAAGTAAAACCTCCGGCTTTGAAGCAGTTTTAGCTAAAGTTTTCCAGAAAATGGACAAGGATAAGAATGGACAGGTTAGTCAGGATGAGTTTAATCAATTCTTTCAATCCGGAATAAAATCAACAGGGACAATGACTGCTGAAACTGCCAAAGTTAAAGGCGGTCATCATCATCATAAACTTGAACTTCCTTTATCTACTGACGGGACCGATACATTGTTGTCTAATACATCCAGGACAAATATGGCGAATGTAAACCTGGACCAGTTGTTTAATCAGATGGACAACGATAAGGATGGTTTTATTAACCAAACGGATTTTATAAAATTTGACCAGACACTACGAGCTCAGCTTTTTCAACATTCATCAGCTGACGCAACTTTAAACAGATTGCTTATGACCGACATAATTAATAATGAATATAATCAGGTCTCTGCCGGTGATTTAGGGGATCTGTCCGGTACGGTATAGATTATTCTTTTAATTAATATATGAAAGGAGGCTGGTTCTGAAAATTAGAAAAAATTTTTGTTTTCAGTTTGCCGAATTCAAGGAGGTTAAAAATGAAAAAAATATTAATAAGCATTATTGGGTTATTATGTGTGAGTGGAATGCTTTTGGCAACTCCTGATGATAAGGATTTTAAAGGGCCAAACAAGGCTCCTGATCAGGGAGTGAAAGCGAGAAATGAAATGCGGGAACATCAGGGTTACGATAACAAAATGTTGGGTAACTATGATCTGCATTTTTTGGCAGAGAAACTGGGTCTGTCTAAAGATCAGATAAAAGCCTTAAGAAAGGCCGGAGCTGAAACTGAAAAAGTTGTTATACCCTTGGGAATAGACAGGAAAATGGCTAATGAAGACCTGAAAGAAGCATACCTTGGTGCAACTTTGGATGAGAACAAAATTCAGCAATTACAGAATACTCTTCTGGATAACCAAAAGAAAATGTACGAAGCAATCCTGGCTGGTGTGAAGACAGCACGCGCTATTCTGACTCCGGAACAACTGAAAAAATTAAGTGAGCTGAAAAGCGAAAAGAAAAACTGGAAATCAAAAAAAGAACACAAATAGCCGGATCATAAAGAATAGATATAATTATGAGAAGAAGAAGGGAGCTTAATGCTCCTTTCTTCTTTTAGTGCGCAGACCTGTTTTTAAGCTCTTCCAGTGCTTGTTGTTTTTTCTTAACGAATTCTTGTCTTTCCTGCAGGCTGGGAGGCGAAGNNNNNNNNNNNNNNNNNNNNNNNNNNNNNNNNNNNNNNNNNNNNNNNNNNNNNNNNNNNNNNNNNNNNNNNNNNNNNNNNNNNNNNNNNNNNNNNNNNNNGTTTGTCACGTTTGGCCTGGAGATCTTTTATTTCTTTTTCTACCTGCTGGATCTGCATCAGAACATCTTCTTGCGCTTTTGTGTAAGGGTAGCGTTTTGCCTGATTTTGTGGATTTTGAGCAAATTCAAAACCACCACCTATTACCAGTGCTACTACATCAAAGTTTTTTTCATTTGAAAAGAATACTGCCGGTAAGTAATGTTGGGTGTACTCGGCATTAAGATAAAAGTTCTCATTTACCCGAAGTTTAATCCCACCCAGGACATGAAACCCTAATTTGAAACCTGATTCCAGATTGCCGTAAACATCATCCATGACATCATAAAAATATCCGCCAACCCCTGCTCCGAAGTAAGGCTGAATAGTTCCACCTTGAATATTGTAAATGAGGGATGCGGTTAAAGGTCTCAGGTTTATACGACGATTAGCTGCAATATCAGCAGAATTAAAGTGACTTGTATCCCAATAACTGCCAAAGTTGCCACGTATTTCCCAGCCGCTATCATCAACCATTCCTAACATCATTTGCCAGTAGAAGTCAGAAGCAAATGTCTGTTGCGCCAGGGTGTCGTGGTTGGGGAGCATTGTCCCCATATTCAGTCCCAAGTCCAGTTTAGGTGCTGCCAGACTAAATCCCCCCAAACATAGAACGAAACTTATTAATAACCAAAATTTTTTCATCACATCTCCTTATCTTTTCTAATCTAAATATATTTATTACTTTTTAGGAAGATTATATATAATCGGCTTCATTCGGCACAGTCTTTTGTTCTCCATATAACTGACTAGTTTCTACATTAGTAAATATTTTAAGCTTCAAACCTGATTGAAAGTAGAAGGATGTCAAAAATTTAAGGAATATCCATGTTCGTGCTTGGAGTTAGAATAACTAAAATATCAATATAGCAAAGAAAAACTGTTAAATTCACGGAAAGGTTGGTATAAAAAATGAACATTATAGATCAGGCAATACAAATGGAAATAGAGGGTGAACAGTTCTATAGAGCAATCGCTGCAGAAACTACTGATGCAAGCGTAAAAATCATATTGAACAAACTTGCTGATGATGAATTCAAACATCGCCTGCTGTTTGAAAAGATGAAAGAAAACCTTCCGGCGCTACTCGTACCTTCGGACGTAATGGATGCAACTCTGAATTTTTTTCAGGAGTTACAGACCCAAAATAAAATAGCGGCCTTCAAGGAATCGATAACACAGGCTTTAGAAAAAGCAGAGGATATTGAGATTAAAAGCTATCATTTATACAGACAGCATGCTGCGCATATAAAAAATCCCGGATACAGGGAAGTAGTCTCAGAAATCGCGGCCGAAGAAGAAAAACACGCATCTATTGTTCTGGACCTGATTATTTACTATACAAATCCCAGACAATGGGTGGAATCCGCTGAGTGGTATCATCAGGACGCATATTAGTTTTTTATGAATAATTCAATATCAGATCTGAGGAAGATGGAAAGTTATAAGAAAGATATTGATTTCAGATTTGTAACCGGATTTGTTTGTTTAATACCTTTTAGTTTTGTTAAAAGAGAATTATATTCTGCTTCTACTATTTCTTTTTGTTTTTGAATATATTTTAATTCTTCTTTATAGTTTATTATTCTTGTTTTGATGGCTTCTTCCTTTAATAATAGATTTTCTTCTACGGATTGTTTCTTTTTATTCTGTTCATCAGATGCGTTATCTTTTTTCAAGTATACCGCTTCATCGATAAACTTGTTCTTTAATGAAACAAATTCTTCAATAATCTGATCTCTCATTTTTTGGATATCGGATGTTATTATTGCTTTTAAATCAGATGTCTCCTCCTTACTGTTGTTGACTTTACAAAGAGTTTCATCGATAAACTTATTCTTTGAAGAGACAAATTCTCCAACAATCTGATCTTTCATTTTCTGGATATCAGCTATTATTATTGTCCGTAAATCAGACGCCTCATCCTTGCTGTTATTCACCTGGACTTCCATATTTTTAACGTATTCCTGAAAATTATTGTTGGATTCTTGTATTTCATCTTTGACAACATTTTTTAAATCTTTTATGTATTTTTGAAATAATTGTTTATTTGGTTTAATTGTTTCGTTTATTTGTTTTTTTATTTGGGCAATATCTTTTTGGACGAGATTCGCCATATTTTTTGCTATTTGTTTCAGTTCTTCGGTATTATCTTCTTTTTTAACTAATTCCTTTTCGCTGACAGTTAATCCCTCTGCTTTATTAGTTCCATTTTTTATTGTATGTTGCAATTTCAGCTTTTCATTATTCATTTTTTTAGCAAGCTGTTCAGATTCATACAAAATGATTTTATTTTTTTGAATAGAATCCCGTATAGACTGCTCTTGATTTTTTAATTCGTTAATTTCATCAATAAGCTGTTTTTTTTGATTAATAAATATCTCTATGGATTGTTTGTTTTGTTTTATTAAATTTTCTATTTCTTTCTCGTGCGCCTGCTTGAGTTTAAGTTCATGTTTTTTTTGTGTTTCGTATTCTGTAACATTTTTGGTTATTAATTCTTTCCGTAGGGTTAGATCATCTATTTCTTTTATTAAATTGTCCTTTGTTATTCTTAATTCATCAATGTCATCGGTATCGATATCCTTATGAATTATTTTAATATCATTATTTTGTATCAATTTCTTTTTCTCAGTATTAATCATTTTTATTATTTAATAGTTTATTGATAATGGCTGGATTAAAAATAAGTGATAAATTTGCTTGGACCGGGTTTTTTATAAACGCTTTTTGATTATCATTTATATTCCTGAATATTTTTATAAAAGAATCTATTTTTTCATTTAACTGTTTTATTTCCAGATGCGCTGAATTTTGTTGAAGCGGTAAAATTTTTTCGTCATTATCGGTTTGGGTTATAGATTTTTGAAATATATCCTCGAGAAAACGTGGGTTTTTGCATTTATATATATAGATGGAATGTACCAGGTTAAGGTTATAGGGAATAGGTGTTATAGATATTTTATATAAATTCAGATAATCTTCATAATTAAAACAGCTTTCAATAGATATTATTATTTTTGCGACAGTTTCTTCAAGTGAGGAGTAATTTACCAGATATTTACTATTGGTAAATGGATTTAGAAACTCATTAATAACCGGATTAAAGGCATATGACCCTGAGTTATATTCAATAAACAGGTTAATGCTGTCAGGCTGATTCAGTATGTTAATATATTTGAGTTCTTTTTCTGTATCGGAAACATCCTTCACAGTGTATTTTTTTGAATTGATGATGTTGAATAATAAAGAATGATAATCTTTTTTAAAGGTATCTTCATTATCCAGAAATGACAGGTGCAGAGATATGGGTATATGCGCAAATTTATGAAACATTAAATTAAACGCTGAGTCGCCGGCCAGGATTGTTTTTTGTCTAAGCAGTGAATCTTTAAATATATCATTGATAAGTTCCAGTATTCGGTAACATTTTTCAATATATAATTTATTAAATCCTGACTTGGAACTTAATTTCGCGAAGTAGGTTTCTCCAAATTCAACCGGATTAGGCTGCTTAATAGATTTTTGTCTCATATCAGAGAGTTTTAAAATTTCCGAGAGACTAATCTGTATATAGGGGGGCAGCCATTTTTTTAAGTACCCGTCAATAATTTCCTCCTTCATATCCCTGAACTGCAGAAACTCCAATTTCATGATAAGCGATTCCAATGAGTCAGCTGGCGGGTCTATGGCTTGCAGTTTTTTTAACAAATCAGCGCTGTTCGCGGCATCGGTTATCAGCTTTTGATACTCGGCCGGAATATCTTGTCCCTTAGCCAGTCTATTTATATATGCTTTTTCATTAACAATAAAATCCCACTGCGAATTGCTTTTGCTGATAGAAAACTTAATTTTATTATTCTGTAAACACTGATCGCCGAATTTCTGATTAAGGATATTTATTTCAAAATCATGCAACTCAAAAATTGTGTTAATATTCAGAGTGGATTCATTCCCGGTTTTTTCAAGAAAATTCTGAAGCTGATCAAAAAATAATTGTTCAATATCAAATTCCGGTCCGACTTTTAAATCGAAATTAGTTGGGAACAAGTCGCCACTGTCTTCTCCGGTATTATTGGTTAATCGAATATTTATTAATTTCATTGCTATATTATTAAATTATCCTTTTAATATCATATTATAAGAAAAGCAATATTTATTAAATAGATATGTTGGAAATTTGCTTCTGGTACTATTCACTAACATTGATTAAATAGATATTATATAAATGGGGAAGTTTATCATTAGCACACATAAAGTATATAGTTTAACTTTTGTAATTTTTATTAGTTTGTTCTTGTTAAGCAATATCTATGCAGTTGATGCTCTGGATATTACAAAAAACCATGAATACTATAAAGATGTTAAATATGTTGCCGGCAACGGTATATTGCCTTTATATGTAGACAATAAATTTAATCTGGATATGAAATTAAATAAAACTGAGGTTTTATTCGCTTCCATGGTAATAAGCGGTGTGTCGCTGGATTATAAGACCCAAAATCCATATTTTCAAGATTTCGACGCGAAAAGCAAAATTTATCCGTATTTACAGACAGCTGTAGAAAAGGGTTACATAGAAGTGAACGCGAAGCAATTAACGAAGAACATAACAGTTGAACAGGCAATTAATATTATGAATAAAATTTTTAAAAAAGTCGAATACAATGGCGGTTCAGGCTCTGATTCAGTAACAAGGAAAATATTTATAAATATATTAAATAAAACACCCGGCTATAAAGAAATGGTTGCTAAATATTCGGAGGATATTGAAACATTTAAGGAAAAACAGATCAGCAAGGTTTTGAATTCATATGTTAAAGGTGAAGATACATCTTTGGACAGTTTAAGATTAAGTACATATCAAAAAGAAAATTCCAAACTGGAAAAAATATATTTCAGTATTTTATCGGATGAAGAATCAGATTATCAGCAAATGTACGAAGATCCATCTATTGAATCACTAGACGTTTTGGATGAGAAAGTTAATAAAGCTTTGCTTCTGTTTTATGAAGCAAAATACTGGAATGTAATAAAGGAATGTAATGATGTATTAAAGATCAAGCCGGACCATGTCGGGGCTTTATCGCTGAAGGGATCTGCTTACTACAAACTTCAGGATTACGCCAAGGCAAAAAAATATTGGAAAAAGGGTGCCTTGTTTGAGCCGGAAAACGAGAACATATTATATTTCTTGTCAGAATCAGAGTCCACGGTAATGGATGGAGAAAGAAAGAGTATCCGTGACATTTCTTTCGAAAATAGTTCCGAGATTTTATCATATCAAAAGGTAAAGGAAAATGAGATCCAAAATTTGTTAGATAAATTGT
This genomic window from Candidatus Margulisiibacteriota bacterium contains:
- a CDS encoding type II secretion system F family protein, encoding MFSNLELAFFFKQLHYLVKRGISLYPAIELIYVDVGSKSLKKPLKIILNALKEGGNFSDILYEKIHIPLFLVNIIKVGENEGTMEHALAKASNYLESKIELWNKIQSALAYPIILVCLGVGILTWIMIAIIPQFELIYQQANVKLPLPTIIIFKLRHFFALYWWTIPLVIGSIILIIIMLLRDKLKYYLSQYVYSIPVIGTIAYYFTLMNFLSNLGSLHSSGIQLVKSMSLTLETTQNLYFKTKLKQVLPQVIEGKKLSIALWETKFFPAIVIKMIMAGEESSELDKILLQLTDYLNDELDNQLKKFVSLIGPISLIIIGFFVAFISLAFLLPLFRMTGVVHNVR
- a CDS encoding prepilin-type N-terminal cleavage/methylation domain-containing protein, with the translated sequence MRKGITLLETLIALFISSILFAALFHLTGWSFRESVSTIRDYKNLSRELTAVVQYEKSVLGDSQPSLNIKAVSVNDSVNMLEFKSQSGYKGVIFK
- a CDS encoding EF-hand domain-containing protein; the encoded protein is MVIETNQASSLDNNGVSGSKWDNLIARVDKNNDGKISKDELSVLLSGTSSTSKTSGFEAVLAKVFQKMDKDKNGQVSQDEFNQFFQSGIKSTGTMTAETAKVKGGHHHHKLELPLSTDGTDTLLSNTSRTNMANVNLDQLFNQMDNDKDGFINQTDFIKFDQTLRAQLFQHSSADATLNRLLMTDIINNEYNQVSAGDLGDLSGTV
- a CDS encoding Spy/CpxP family protein refolding chaperone is translated as MKKILISIIGLLCVSGMLLATPDDKDFKGPNKAPDQGVKARNEMREHQGYDNKMLGNYDLHFLAEKLGLSKDQIKALRKAGAETEKVVIPLGIDRKMANEDLKEAYLGATLDENKIQQLQNTLLDNQKKMYEAILAGVKTARAILTPEQLKKLSELKSEKKNWKSKKEHK
- a CDS encoding outer membrane beta-barrel protein translates to MKKFWLLISFVLCLGGFSLAAPKLDLGLNMGTMLPNHDTLAQQTFASDFYWQMMLGMVDDSGWEIRGNFGSYWDTSHFNSADIAANRRINLRPLTASLIYNIQGGTIQPYFGAGVGGYFYDVMDDVYGNLESGFKLGFHVLGGIKLRVNENFYLNAEYTQHYLPAVFFSNEKNFDVVALVIGGGFEFAQNPQNQAKRYPYTKAQEDVLMQIQQVEKEIKDLQAKRDK
- a CDS encoding ferritin family protein, giving the protein MNIIDQAIQMEIEGEQFYRAIAAETTDASVKIILNKLADDEFKHRLLFEKMKENLPALLVPSDVMDATLNFFQELQTQNKIAAFKESITQALEKAEDIEIKSYHLYRQHAAHIKNPGYREVVSEIAAEEEKHASIVLDLIIYYTNPRQWVESAEWYHQDAY